In Cytophagales bacterium, the following are encoded in one genomic region:
- a CDS encoding O-acetylhomoserine aminocarboxypropyltransferase/cysteine synthase family protein, whose amino-acid sequence MSERKKFGFETRMLHAGHIPDPHTGARAVPIYPSAGFVFDSPEQAASLFELKQYGNIYSRLMNPTVAVFEERIASLEGGTGAVAVSSGMAAQFVALMTLLQPGDEVVASSHLYGGTYTQFEHTLKKLSIKVHFVDPNQPELWEEKINSNTKALYGETIGNPQGSVFPFEEISALAKTHNMPLIIDNTLASPYLCQPLSLGADIVIHSATKFINGHGTGVAGVIVESGKFDYSNYPTIAEPSAPYHGLKFYETFGHYGFLMKARVETLRDVGTSLSAFDAFNLVNGLETLSVRMDRHIQNAMKIATYLEGHDQVEWVNYSGLKSHEHYERAKKYLPKGSGSVFSFGIKPVNGHSSREAGKRFLEELQLFSHVANLGDVKSLVLHPGSTTHQQLSQEELEQAGISPGLIRLSVGLETTEDLIWDLEQAFRAISQ is encoded by the coding sequence ATGTCAGAAAGAAAAAAATTCGGATTCGAGACTCGTATGTTACATGCTGGTCACATTCCGGACCCGCATACCGGAGCACGAGCAGTTCCGATCTATCCTTCAGCCGGTTTTGTATTTGATAGCCCTGAGCAGGCAGCCTCACTCTTTGAATTGAAGCAATACGGAAATATTTATTCCCGATTGATGAACCCGACTGTTGCGGTTTTTGAAGAACGTATCGCTAGCCTGGAAGGAGGAACAGGGGCTGTCGCTGTGTCAAGTGGAATGGCCGCGCAGTTTGTGGCGTTAATGACTTTGCTGCAACCGGGAGACGAGGTGGTGGCTTCCTCACATCTTTACGGCGGGACTTACACCCAATTTGAGCATACCTTGAAGAAACTTTCGATCAAGGTTCATTTTGTGGACCCAAATCAACCGGAATTATGGGAGGAGAAGATCAATTCCAACACAAAAGCACTCTATGGAGAGACCATTGGTAATCCACAAGGAAGCGTGTTCCCATTTGAAGAGATTTCTGCTTTGGCAAAGACGCATAATATGCCTTTGATCATTGACAATACCCTGGCATCCCCGTATTTGTGCCAGCCGCTTTCATTGGGAGCGGATATTGTGATCCATTCTGCGACTAAGTTCATCAATGGACACGGTACTGGTGTGGCAGGAGTGATTGTGGAGTCGGGAAAGTTCGATTACAGCAATTACCCAACCATTGCAGAACCATCGGCGCCGTACCATGGGTTGAAATTCTATGAAACTTTCGGACACTACGGCTTTTTGATGAAAGCGCGTGTGGAAACTCTGAGAGATGTAGGAACCTCTTTATCAGCGTTCGATGCATTCAATTTGGTCAATGGCTTGGAGACCTTATCGGTGCGTATGGACCGCCACATTCAAAATGCCATGAAAATTGCTACCTATCTCGAGGGGCATGATCAGGTGGAATGGGTGAATTATTCGGGTCTCAAGAGCCATGAACATTACGAGAGGGCGAAAAAATACCTTCCAAAGGGTTCAGGCTCTGTGTTCTCTTTTGGAATAAAACCAGTTAATGGGCATTCAAGCCGAGAAGCGGGTAAGCGGTTTTTAGAGGAATTGCAATTATTTAGTCACGTGGCTAATCTTGGAGATGTGAAGAGCCTGGTCTTGCATCCCGGATCAACCACACATCAGCAACTATCACAAGAAGAATTAGAGCAGGCTGGAATATCACCTGGCCTGATTAGATTATCAGTTGGATTAGAAACTACAGAAGACTTAATATGGGACTTGGAACAAGCCTTTCGTGCGATATCTCAATGA
- a CDS encoding CoA-binding protein, translating into MNTSLSVGEREAYQNPDVIRQLLHFSQNIAIVGLSDKPQRASNFVGSYLKSEGFNVIPVNPMKEEILGEKSYPDLKSVPDKIDIVDIFRRPQDCEAIVQEAIEVGAKAIWMQLSIVNRDAAKLAVENGLDVIMDRCVKMEHGRYNGNLHWVGMNTEIITAKKAARFF; encoded by the coding sequence ATGAACACCAGCCTCTCAGTAGGAGAGCGTGAAGCGTATCAAAACCCTGATGTGATCAGGCAATTACTGCACTTTTCACAGAACATTGCTATTGTAGGGTTGTCTGACAAGCCCCAACGTGCCAGTAATTTTGTTGGGTCCTATTTAAAATCAGAAGGTTTCAATGTCATTCCGGTGAATCCAATGAAGGAAGAAATTCTTGGAGAGAAGAGTTACCCGGATTTAAAAAGTGTACCGGATAAGATTGATATCGTCGATATTTTCCGGCGACCACAAGATTGCGAGGCAATTGTTCAGGAAGCGATTGAAGTAGGAGCAAAGGCTATTTGGATGCAATTGTCCATAGTGAATCGTGATGCAGCAAAGCTGGCTGTGGAAAATGGCCTGGATGTGATCATGGATCGATGTGTGAAAATGGAACATGGACGTTACAATGGTAATCTGCATTGGGTAGGAATGAACACAGAGATCATTACGGCAAAAAAAGCGGCCCGATTCTTTTAA
- a CDS encoding bifunctional 3,4-dihydroxy-2-butanone-4-phosphate synthase/GTP cyclohydrolase II, whose product MLDKIEDAIEAIKNGEIIIVVDDEDRENEGDFICAAEKVTPEIINFMIKEGRGLVCASITEDRANQLGLDLMVGKNTAIHETPFTVSVDLLGHGTTTGISTYDRAKTVQALADPQTKPEDLGRPGHIFPLKAKNGGVLRRTGHTEATVDFARLAGLQPAGALVEVLKDDGTMARLPDLRKIADKHGLKLVAIKDLIEYRLEKESLVKEEIEVAMPTTQGNFNLRAFTQLNTGDHHLALVKGSWEENEPVMVRVHSSCMTGDIFHSYRCDCGKQLDAAMDMIEREGKGVVLYMNQEGRGIGLINKLKAYKLQEEGMDTVEANLHLGFKMDERDYGVGAQILRELGIRKLKLITNNPKKRVGLMGYGLEIVENVPIEINPNEHNQKYLETKRDKMGHDILK is encoded by the coding sequence ATGCTCGATAAAATCGAAGATGCCATAGAGGCAATCAAAAACGGAGAAATCATCATTGTAGTGGATGATGAAGACCGTGAAAATGAAGGCGACTTTATATGTGCCGCTGAAAAAGTCACCCCTGAAATTATCAATTTCATGATCAAAGAGGGGCGCGGATTGGTTTGTGCCTCTATCACAGAAGACCGTGCCAATCAATTAGGGCTGGACCTGATGGTAGGTAAGAACACGGCCATTCATGAAACGCCTTTCACTGTGTCAGTTGATTTGTTGGGACATGGTACAACTACGGGTATTTCAACTTACGATCGTGCGAAGACTGTTCAGGCTTTGGCAGACCCTCAAACCAAACCGGAAGACCTTGGCCGCCCCGGGCATATTTTTCCGTTGAAAGCCAAAAATGGAGGCGTACTTCGACGTACAGGACATACAGAAGCTACCGTAGACTTTGCCCGATTGGCTGGATTACAGCCTGCAGGAGCATTGGTGGAAGTATTGAAAGATGATGGAACCATGGCCCGTCTGCCAGACTTGAGAAAAATAGCAGATAAGCATGGGTTAAAATTGGTGGCCATTAAAGACCTGATCGAATACCGCCTCGAAAAGGAATCGCTGGTAAAAGAAGAGATCGAGGTAGCCATGCCTACGACACAAGGTAATTTTAATTTGCGCGCTTTTACCCAGTTGAATACTGGCGACCATCATTTAGCGTTGGTAAAAGGATCGTGGGAAGAAAATGAGCCGGTCATGGTGCGTGTACATTCCTCCTGTATGACAGGTGATATTTTCCATTCTTATCGCTGCGATTGTGGGAAACAGTTGGATGCTGCCATGGACATGATTGAGCGTGAAGGAAAAGGAGTAGTACTCTACATGAATCAGGAAGGTCGTGGCATTGGGTTGATCAATAAATTGAAAGCGTACAAGCTTCAGGAAGAGGGAATGGATACCGTGGAGGCCAATTTGCACCTCGGATTCAAGATGGATGAAAGAGATTATGGGGTAGGTGCACAAATTTTACGGGAACTAGGAATACGTAAATTGAAGTTAATAACCAATAACCCTAAAAAAAGGGTGGGGCTAATGGGTTATGGCCTGGAAATTGTTGAGAATGTCCCTATTGAGATTAACCCCAACGAGCACAACCAGAAATACCTGGAAACCAAGCGTGACAAGATGGGGCACGATATTTTGAAATAG
- a CDS encoding VOC family protein, which yields MKKVTGIGGIFFKTQDPAGLKKWYTDNLGFETDDYGHMFKSRDFDNPDEPTFLQWSPFKEDTDYFGPSAKPYMINYRVADLEALKKELEAAEVHIVDDIESYEYGKFLHIMDPEGNKIELWEPPAGGGF from the coding sequence ATGAAAAAAGTAACAGGAATCGGAGGTATTTTCTTCAAGACACAAGACCCTGCAGGACTCAAAAAATGGTATACGGATAATCTAGGTTTCGAAACTGACGATTATGGACACATGTTTAAATCAAGGGATTTTGACAATCCTGACGAACCTACCTTTTTGCAATGGAGTCCTTTCAAAGAAGATACGGACTACTTTGGTCCTTCCGCCAAACCATACATGATCAATTATCGCGTGGCGGATTTGGAGGCCCTGAAAAAAGAACTCGAAGCTGCAGAAGTACATATTGTAGATGATATTGAATCTTATGAATATGGAAAATTTCTGCATATCATGGACCCTGAGGGGAATAAGATTGAATTGTGGGAACCACCCGCCGGAGGAGGGTTTTAG
- a CDS encoding SRPBCC domain-containing protein: MKDYKKYFIIPATPEEVYLALTHPLTIHLWSGEEAVMSTEPGSEFSLWEGSIVGKNLEFEPGKKIVQQWYFDGVTSESIVTIKLHPHNKGTSAELNHKNIPDEDYEEMVDGWNNLYFSSLIDFYRE; this comes from the coding sequence ATGAAAGATTACAAGAAGTATTTCATCATTCCGGCAACCCCCGAGGAAGTGTACCTGGCACTTACCCATCCCTTGACCATTCACCTCTGGAGTGGAGAAGAAGCTGTTATGAGCACTGAACCTGGTTCGGAATTTTCTCTTTGGGAAGGCTCCATTGTCGGGAAGAACCTGGAATTCGAACCTGGGAAGAAGATTGTTCAGCAATGGTATTTTGATGGGGTAACTTCCGAATCTATCGTGACCATAAAACTACATCCACATAACAAGGGCACGTCCGCCGAACTCAATCACAAGAACATTCCAGATGAAGATTATGAGGAAATGGTAGATGGCTGGAATAACCTGTATTTCTCCTCCCTGATCGACTTTTACAGAGAGTAG
- a CDS encoding DUF2891 domain-containing protein, with protein MNDLRPLFWTLFVLIFISCQSNQEPVLHEHVTIPDMPELTESVAADFVDLSLHCVDRPYPYKIGYRFPSEEWVKPHTEVHPSFYGCWDWHSAVHGHWAMVKVLKTFPEIDKKDSIRIKLRNNLTQENLTAEYDFFANQSFTKGFERTYGWAWLLKLYAELATWKDEEGQQWKQNMKPLAELLSQKTSEYLQALSSPLRPGTHANTAFSFGLMMEYAETVKDDELLNAMKAFSEKHFRPDKNCPTAYEPSGTDFISPCLAEAALMSKLMPTEMYLSWFQDFLPSPGSNEIQSIENPPAIYDKEDPSIGHLIGLMFQRAWCLKQIAAVFGDTDPRKEYFLKIALKHIEAGESIMFESGYGGAHWLATFAIYAYTIEV; from the coding sequence ATGAACGACCTGAGACCTCTGTTTTGGACCCTGTTTGTCCTGATTTTTATTTCCTGTCAATCAAACCAAGAACCTGTACTTCACGAACATGTGACCATTCCGGACATGCCAGAACTTACAGAAAGCGTGGCTGCTGATTTCGTGGACCTTTCCTTACACTGTGTGGACCGTCCCTATCCTTATAAAATCGGATACCGGTTTCCTTCAGAAGAATGGGTTAAACCTCATACGGAAGTCCACCCTTCATTCTATGGATGCTGGGACTGGCACTCCGCCGTTCACGGACATTGGGCCATGGTGAAGGTGCTTAAGACCTTTCCCGAGATCGATAAGAAAGACTCCATTCGAATCAAATTGCGTAATAACCTTACGCAAGAAAACCTCACCGCTGAATACGACTTCTTTGCCAATCAATCATTTACCAAAGGATTCGAACGAACGTATGGATGGGCCTGGCTACTTAAACTCTATGCAGAACTAGCCACCTGGAAAGATGAAGAAGGCCAGCAATGGAAGCAAAATATGAAACCACTGGCCGAGCTGTTATCTCAAAAGACAAGTGAATACCTCCAGGCATTGTCTAGTCCTTTGCGTCCTGGCACGCATGCCAATACAGCGTTCTCTTTTGGACTGATGATGGAATACGCGGAGACCGTGAAAGACGATGAATTATTGAATGCCATGAAGGCATTCAGTGAAAAACATTTCCGCCCGGACAAGAACTGTCCAACAGCGTATGAGCCTTCAGGTACGGACTTTATCTCTCCATGCCTCGCAGAAGCAGCTTTGATGAGTAAGTTAATGCCTACTGAAATGTACCTGAGTTGGTTTCAGGACTTCCTACCCTCGCCAGGCAGTAACGAGATTCAATCCATTGAGAATCCTCCGGCCATATACGACAAAGAAGATCCGAGTATCGGCCATTTGATCGGTCTGATGTTTCAGCGAGCCTGGTGCCTCAAACAAATTGCAGCCGTATTTGGAGATACAGACCCAAGAAAAGAGTACTTTCTGAAAATTGCGCTCAAACACATCGAAGCAGGCGAAAGCATCATGTTTGAAAGTGGATATGGCGGTGCCCACTGGCTGGCCACGTTCGCTATTTATGCCTATACGATTGAGGTGTGA
- the surE gene encoding 5'/3'-nucleotidase SurE, producing MSEANLPLILITNDDGITSPGIETLISIARKLGEVVVVAPDSPQSGMGHAITVGDTLRIKKNRLFDGIAAFECSGTPADCVKLAKHEIMKGRKFDLVLSGINHGSNTSISVLYSGTMSAAIEGAIEGTPAIGFSLCDFSHRADMSHAEPYISKIIEEALNKGIPKGIALNVNIPPSQNQSIQGIKVCRQANARWEESFDKRHDPYGKEYFWMTGNFINHDKGEDNDEWAITNNYISVVPCQFDLTGYHAINLLNDEWDI from the coding sequence ATGTCCGAAGCAAACCTGCCTTTGATACTCATCACGAATGATGATGGGATCACTTCACCCGGAATCGAAACACTGATCAGCATTGCTCGCAAGCTGGGAGAAGTGGTGGTCGTGGCTCCGGACAGTCCCCAATCGGGTATGGGGCATGCCATTACTGTTGGGGATACCTTAAGGATCAAAAAAAACCGCTTGTTTGATGGAATAGCAGCCTTTGAGTGCAGTGGTACACCGGCGGACTGTGTGAAATTGGCCAAGCATGAAATCATGAAGGGACGTAAGTTCGATCTGGTATTGAGTGGGATCAATCACGGAAGCAACACCTCGATCAGTGTGTTGTATTCCGGGACCATGAGTGCGGCCATAGAAGGAGCCATCGAAGGTACTCCCGCCATTGGATTCTCTTTATGCGATTTCAGCCACCGTGCGGACATGTCACATGCCGAGCCTTATATCAGCAAGATCATTGAAGAAGCATTGAATAAGGGAATTCCCAAAGGAATTGCGCTAAATGTGAATATTCCACCCAGTCAAAATCAAAGCATCCAGGGGATCAAAGTATGTCGGCAGGCCAATGCGCGCTGGGAAGAATCGTTTGACAAACGACATGACCCCTATGGTAAAGAGTATTTCTGGATGACCGGAAATTTCATCAACCATGACAAAGGGGAGGATAACGATGAATGGGCCATCACCAATAATTATATTTCCGTGGTGCCTTGCCAGTTTGACCTCACCGGCTATCACGCGATCAATCTACTCAATGACGAGTGGGACATTTGA
- a CDS encoding aldo/keto reductase, with the protein MIKTRVLGNSGLEVSEIAFGGMSLGQDHQENEKIIHQAIDLGINFFDTADLYDQGFNEETIGKALFNKRKEVFISSKVGNVLNPDGKTWHWGPNKAYMLKAVEDSLRRLQTDYLDLYQLHGGTIEDPIDEIIEAFELLKESGKIRAYGISSIRPNVIREYIQRSNISSVMSQYSALDRRPEESVLGALQESGIGVLSRGGLARGILVNKPAKPYLSYSEEQVAELKKRWSQHGDPLKASLQFVLQHDAITTAVLGIRSVDQLQGIVKAYQELKPIKELFLLPPNTYENHR; encoded by the coding sequence ATGATCAAGACAAGGGTACTTGGAAATTCAGGACTGGAAGTTAGTGAGATTGCTTTTGGTGGTATGTCGTTAGGACAGGATCATCAGGAAAACGAAAAGATCATTCACCAGGCCATTGATCTTGGGATCAATTTTTTTGATACAGCAGATCTTTACGATCAAGGATTTAATGAGGAAACCATTGGTAAGGCGCTTTTTAATAAAAGAAAGGAGGTATTCATTTCATCCAAAGTTGGGAATGTACTGAACCCAGACGGAAAAACATGGCATTGGGGACCAAATAAGGCTTATATGCTAAAGGCAGTTGAAGATAGCCTGAGGCGTTTGCAAACAGACTATTTGGACCTGTATCAACTGCATGGCGGGACCATTGAAGATCCCATTGATGAGATCATTGAAGCCTTTGAGTTATTGAAGGAATCCGGTAAAATCCGTGCTTATGGAATCTCATCAATTAGGCCGAATGTGATCCGGGAATACATTCAGCGATCCAATATTAGCAGTGTGATGTCGCAATACAGTGCCCTGGATCGAAGGCCTGAAGAATCCGTATTGGGCGCCCTTCAAGAGTCAGGGATCGGTGTGTTGAGTAGGGGAGGGCTGGCTCGTGGCATATTGGTCAATAAGCCTGCGAAGCCCTACCTGAGTTATTCGGAAGAACAAGTGGCTGAACTCAAGAAACGATGGTCACAACATGGAGATCCATTGAAAGCAAGTTTGCAGTTTGTGTTGCAACATGACGCGATTACTACTGCAGTACTCGGAATTCGCTCCGTGGATCAGCTCCAGGGCATCGTGAAGGCATATCAAGAATTAAAGCCGATTAAGGAGCTGTTTTTACTGCCGCCTAATACTTACGAAAACCATCGATAG
- a CDS encoding VWA domain-containing protein: protein MESSMLRSWFSSHWFTPSTFENFDWQNPLWLYLIPIVPVLLIVRWLIALQFRQNLPIALSKSNLKSDPISYLRFIPALFFLLAAMAVIVAMARPQTTNEQVEQWSEGIDIMLTIDISESMRIEDFKPNRLEAAKDVATNFVSGRFQDRIGLVIFSGDAYSRAPLTTDYDLLHGYIGEISFELIENSGTAIGSALAVSTNRLRESESKSKVLILLSDGDNTAGNIDPITAAKLASAYNIKIYTIAIGREGKVPFGQDFFGQTRYVENTLDETNLREIAKIGNGKFYRVSDKQALEAVFNEIDQLEKAEIKESRYKDTTDYYVIYLKWAILFFLFWLLLKSTFMSSILTD from the coding sequence TCTCATTCCGATCGTTCCTGTCTTGCTAATTGTACGTTGGCTCATTGCGCTACAGTTTCGTCAAAACCTCCCGATTGCACTTTCAAAAAGTAATTTAAAGAGTGATCCGATCAGCTATTTAAGGTTCATCCCAGCATTGTTCTTCCTATTGGCAGCGATGGCAGTAATTGTAGCCATGGCAAGGCCACAGACCACTAATGAGCAGGTAGAGCAATGGAGTGAAGGAATCGACATCATGCTCACGATCGACATCAGTGAATCCATGCGAATCGAGGACTTCAAGCCTAATCGGTTGGAAGCGGCCAAAGATGTAGCTACCAATTTTGTTTCAGGTCGTTTTCAAGACCGTATCGGACTGGTTATCTTCTCAGGAGATGCCTATTCGCGGGCACCTCTCACCACGGACTATGACTTGTTGCATGGCTACATCGGTGAAATTTCCTTTGAACTGATTGAAAATAGTGGCACTGCGATTGGAAGTGCCCTGGCGGTGAGCACTAACCGATTGAGAGAATCAGAAAGCAAGAGTAAGGTATTGATCCTGCTCAGTGACGGAGACAATACGGCAGGAAACATTGACCCGATCACGGCTGCCAAACTGGCTTCTGCTTACAACATCAAAATCTACACCATTGCCATCGGAAGAGAAGGCAAGGTCCCTTTTGGGCAGGATTTCTTTGGTCAAACCAGGTATGTTGAAAATACACTTGATGAGACCAATTTGAGGGAAATCGCCAAGATCGGTAATGGTAAATTCTATCGGGTATCGGATAAACAAGCACTGGAAGCGGTATTCAATGAAATTGATCAGTTAGAAAAAGCTGAAATCAAAGAATCTCGTTACAAAGACACCACGGACTATTATGTGATTTATCTGAAGTGGGCGATCTTGTTTTTCCTGTTTTGGCTGCTCTTGAAGAGCACGTTCATGTCGAGTATTTTGACGGATTGA
- the dnaG gene encoding DNA primase, with protein MIPPSVIDEIKNRVDIVEVVNDFVELKKSGSSYKALSPFTSEKTPSFYVVPSKGIFKDFSSGKGGDAITFVMEVDGLSYVEALKYLAGKYGIEVQEEEQTDEQLAAQNRRESLYIVTNFAKEQFKTLLHEHEEGQSIGISYFKERGFTDDTIQTFELGYTVQEWDYLYKTATAKGYQKDILLEAGLIVSKEENKVYDRFRGRVMFPIHNITGKVIAFGARTLSTDKKQPKYLNSPETDLYNKSRVLYGLFQAKQFIRQEDNCFLVEGYTDVMAMHQAGVKNVVSSSGTALTEEQVKLIRRYSKNVTVLFDGDAAGIRAAIRGIDMLLEGDLNVRAVALPEGEDPDSYSRQLSTTAFQHFLESESQDIIRFKVGLLMEDIEKDPIKRSESIKDIVGSISKINDPVKRAVYLKECSDLMGISETVLISEQNKLLIERQKAPKSPPPRPGSAPSSPPYEGDGPPPITTEDLFMGDTVEPVIEEDYRNSAIYYQERESVRVLINYGNELITKNDADEILIDYFLSEIEEIEFTIPVYRRVLDLFRERAAEGEAINSEYLLSLDDEEIKKEVIDLSTPKYEVSVNWSEKYHIEVPSESENLKNLVFTNILRLKFRIIQHLVEEESGKLKDAADEEIDEILDEINDLKQMEVEIAALLGNVTVK; from the coding sequence GTGATTCCTCCAAGTGTCATTGATGAGATAAAGAACCGCGTCGATATTGTCGAGGTGGTGAACGATTTCGTAGAATTGAAGAAGTCTGGTAGTAGCTACAAAGCGCTCAGCCCATTTACCAGTGAAAAGACGCCTTCCTTCTATGTAGTCCCTTCAAAGGGTATCTTCAAGGATTTCAGTTCGGGAAAAGGAGGAGATGCGATCACTTTTGTGATGGAGGTAGATGGCCTGAGCTATGTGGAGGCCCTTAAATACCTGGCTGGTAAGTACGGCATTGAAGTTCAGGAGGAAGAACAGACGGATGAGCAATTAGCTGCTCAAAACCGAAGGGAAAGCCTTTATATCGTCACAAATTTTGCCAAGGAGCAGTTCAAAACGCTCTTGCATGAGCATGAGGAAGGACAATCCATAGGGATCAGTTATTTCAAAGAACGAGGATTCACAGATGACACCATTCAGACTTTTGAGTTAGGTTATACAGTTCAGGAGTGGGATTATCTCTACAAAACGGCTACCGCAAAAGGGTATCAGAAAGATATCTTATTAGAGGCGGGCTTGATTGTTTCTAAGGAAGAAAATAAAGTTTATGACCGGTTTCGTGGACGGGTTATGTTTCCAATCCACAACATCACTGGAAAGGTCATTGCATTTGGTGCCCGGACACTAAGTACAGACAAGAAACAACCCAAATACCTCAATTCTCCCGAGACCGATCTTTACAATAAGAGTCGGGTATTGTACGGGCTTTTTCAAGCCAAGCAATTCATACGCCAGGAAGATAATTGCTTTCTGGTAGAGGGGTATACTGATGTGATGGCTATGCACCAGGCCGGAGTGAAGAATGTAGTTTCCTCTTCAGGAACGGCCCTGACTGAAGAGCAGGTCAAGTTGATCCGCAGGTACAGTAAAAATGTCACTGTATTGTTTGATGGGGATGCTGCAGGTATCCGAGCAGCCATCAGAGGGATAGACATGCTGCTGGAAGGTGACCTGAATGTAAGAGCGGTGGCTTTACCGGAAGGAGAAGATCCGGATAGCTACTCCAGGCAGCTCAGTACAACAGCATTTCAGCATTTCCTCGAATCAGAATCCCAGGACATCATTCGGTTCAAGGTCGGTCTCCTCATGGAGGACATTGAGAAAGACCCGATCAAACGATCAGAGTCCATCAAAGACATTGTTGGGAGCATTTCAAAGATCAATGACCCAGTTAAGCGTGCAGTATATCTAAAGGAATGCAGTGACCTGATGGGGATCAGTGAGACGGTCTTGATCTCCGAACAGAACAAACTGCTCATAGAGCGTCAGAAAGCTCCAAAAAGCCCACCGCCGCGTCCGGGTTCGGCTCCTTCTTCTCCTCCTTATGAAGGTGACGGGCCGCCGCCAATTACCACGGAAGACTTGTTCATGGGAGATACGGTTGAGCCTGTAATTGAAGAGGATTACAGGAACTCAGCGATTTATTATCAGGAGCGAGAAAGTGTGCGCGTACTCATCAATTATGGGAATGAATTGATTACAAAGAATGATGCTGATGAGATTCTGATCGATTATTTCCTTTCGGAAATTGAAGAGATTGAATTTACCATTCCTGTTTACAGAAGGGTACTGGACTTGTTCCGGGAAAGAGCCGCGGAAGGTGAAGCAATCAATTCCGAATACCTTTTATCCCTGGATGATGAGGAAATCAAGAAGGAGGTCATTGACTTGAGTACCCCAAAATATGAAGTCAGCGTCAATTGGAGTGAAAAGTATCACATTGAGGTGCCGTCTGAATCCGAAAACCTTAAAAACCTTGTTTTCACGAACATCTTAAGGTTGAAATTCAGGATCATACAGCACCTGGTCGAGGAGGAAAGTGGCAAATTGAAAGATGCTGCTGACGAAGAAATTGATGAGATTCTCGATGAAATTAATGATCTTAAACAGATGGAAGTGGAAATAGCTGCACTTCTTGGTAACGTCACGGTCAAGTAA
- a CDS encoding outer membrane beta-barrel protein — protein sequence MMTKRILPVIVLSLFTLHLYGQSCSQRLTQAEREYEAGRLANIPTLIGDCFKNSKEGGFNKAERIRAHKILTLVHIFTDDEPSADKSLVNLLKEDPEHLLDERVDPAELFYLYSQFQTEPIFRLGFRLGTNTSLPNSFQKFTTANADPDNKFYNGESNSEGTRAIGFMAEATFEKYLRYGVEAVGGFQYRFSSYAVNNDFNDDAFDNQVVNAQTYLRVPLYLRYTYNYGKRTGVKPYVFIGGSFDYLLTAQYTEASRDGGTTFTLGQGNGDLTTFDQVNEINFSLTAGLGVKLPVKTNFITAEFRYDKSFINYIKAENRYSNQVILYDIGHVEDNLTLDFVSFSLGWIQSIYNPKRK from the coding sequence ATGATGACAAAAAGAATACTGCCAGTAATTGTATTAAGCTTGTTTACGCTGCACTTGTATGGTCAAAGCTGTAGTCAGCGATTGACCCAGGCGGAACGAGAATATGAGGCAGGAAGATTAGCGAATATCCCAACCTTGATCGGCGACTGTTTTAAGAATTCCAAAGAAGGTGGATTCAATAAAGCAGAGCGAATTCGTGCTCATAAGATCCTAACGCTGGTTCATATATTCACGGATGATGAACCAAGTGCGGATAAATCACTGGTAAACTTATTGAAGGAAGATCCTGAGCATTTATTAGACGAACGAGTGGATCCTGCTGAACTTTTTTACCTGTATAGCCAATTTCAGACTGAACCAATTTTTAGACTTGGTTTTCGACTAGGGACAAATACGAGTCTTCCCAATTCTTTTCAGAAGTTTACCACGGCCAATGCAGATCCAGATAATAAGTTCTACAATGGTGAAAGCAATAGTGAAGGTACCAGGGCCATTGGTTTTATGGCAGAAGCCACCTTTGAGAAATATTTAAGGTATGGCGTAGAGGCTGTTGGCGGATTCCAATATCGTTTTAGCAGCTACGCCGTGAATAACGACTTCAATGATGATGCATTTGACAATCAAGTCGTTAATGCACAAACCTACCTGCGAGTACCGCTGTATTTGAGATATACTTATAACTATGGCAAGAGAACAGGTGTCAAGCCATACGTGTTTATTGGTGGCTCATTCGACTATTTATTGACTGCTCAGTATACAGAAGCTTCAAGGGACGGGGGTACTACCTTTACCCTGGGACAGGGAAATGGAGACCTGACAACTTTTGATCAGGTGAATGAAATTAATTTTTCATTGACTGCCGGACTTGGTGTCAAATTACCAGTAAAAACGAATTTTATTACGGCCGAATTCAGATATGACAAGAGTTTTATCAATTACATCAAAGCCGAAAATAGATACAGCAATCAGGTGATTCTATATGATATAGGACATGTGGAAGATAACCTGACACTGGATTTTGTTTCTTTTTCTCTTGGATGGATACAGTCTATCTACAATCCTAAACGGAAATAA